The Nocardioides ochotonae genome segment CTACATCCCGGCGGCGGTCGCCGCCGTCGTCGGCCTGCACTTCCTGCCCCTGGCTACCGCCTTCGACCAGCCCCAGTACCGCGGCACCGCTGTCGTGCTGGTCGTGGTGGGACTTGGCGGTGCGGTCCTGGTCCTGGCCGGCGCCCAGAACGTCACCGTTCAGGCTGCCGTGGGTTACGCAAGCGCTGTCGTCCTGTGGTGCTCGGCTGCGCACGTCGCCACACGCAACTGAACCGACCCGGCCACCACAGCACGGTGCGTCCTTCTGATGGGCCGTAGCAGAGTGCTACGTTGGTAGACAAGTGCTACACCCCGGAGGTGCCTGGAGGTGCATGGTGGGAACCAAGGCTGAACGCGTCACCCGCTTCGACGAGGCCCTGTTCGAGACCGCCGCGGCCGAAGGGTCACGGCAGTCACGGTCGGCTCGCCAGCAGCTCGAGCACTGGGCGCGACTCGGTGCTGCGCTCTCTGCCCAGGTCGAGGCGCCCCTGAACCGGGTCCGCCTCGCGCTCGAGGGCACCATTGCCCAGCGGGACCTGACCCTCGATGAGGCGCGCCAGTTCGACGCCGCGATCGCGGTCCGCATCGATGACGCCGTGGCGCACGCCGACTTCGCCTCTGCCCCGCTGCCGAACTTCGCCGAGGCCTCGCCCGACCCCCACCGCGTCCTGGCGGACCTGGCCTCCCGCGAGGAGGTCAGTGAGCGTGCGCGCGAGCAGCTTCGTGAAGCACTGGCAGCACTGGACCAGGCCCTCGAAGCTGAGCCGCAGTCGGCAGAGGCCGGTCGGTGACGCGACTGGACCTTGTCGTTGGTCCCAACGGTGCCGGGAAGTCGACCTTCGTCGACCGGATCCTTCTCCCCACGTTCCCGCACCAAGCTTTCGTCAACGCCGACGAGATCGCCAAGACCTACTGGCCAGGCGACGAAGTCGTGAAGTCGCGGATCGCTGCCCGCCTTGCCGAGGTCCTGCGCGCGGCCTTCGTGGCGATGGGTGAGCCTTTCATCGCCGAGACCGTCTTCTCCCACCCCTCGAAGATCAACCTCATCGAGGAGGCAGTCGCCGCCGGCTACCGAGTTCACCTGCACGTGCTGATGCTTCCCGAGGACGAGACCGTCGCACGCGTGGCGAAACGCGTCACCCAAGGCGGGCATCAGGTGCCCGAGGAGAAGGTCCGCAGCCGCTACCAGCGACTGTGGGAGAACGTCGTCCGCGCAGCTCTTCTGTGCGACACCGCTGACTTCTACGACAACACCGCACGCAGCCCGGTGCGGGTGGCCCGGCTGAGTGCCGGCATCGCCTATGGCGCGGTCGCATGGCCGGAGTGGACACCGAAGGACCTGACCGACTCCTGGCGCTGAAGCCGGCGCCCTCACCGCGACGGCTTCGCGACCCGCCGGGTCGCGCTCAGGACTCGCAGACCGTGCCGTCCCCGTCACCGTCGCGGTACCAGGCGTACTCGGGGTCGCGGCCGCGCACGTAGGGGCCGTGGCCCGCGGCGATCGCGGAGGTGCAGTAGTCGAAGCGCGGGTCCAGCCCGGCTCCGCCACCGCTGTTACCCGCCGTCGGCGCAGCCGGTGAGGCCGGTGCAGCCGGTGTGGTCGGCGTCAGCCGGCCCGAGTCGGAGGGCCGGGCGTCGGCGACGGTGCTGCCGCGCAGCTTCGCGAGGCGCACGGTGAGCGGACGCTTGCCGCAGCTGGCGGCGTACCGGGTGAGCGTCCTGTGCTCGAGCGGGTCGACGCTCAGGCCCCACCGCACCTTCACCGCGACCCAGGATGAGACGTAGACGCACGACTTGTACGCCGGCATCCACTGCGCCGGGTCGGCGTCGGACTTCGTGCGGTTCGACGAGGCGCTGACCGCGATCAGCGCGCGCCGGTCGCCCAGGTCGTTGGCGAACGCCTCGCGCCGCTCTGCGGACCAGGCGTGCGCTCCCGAGTCCCACGCCTCGGCGAGCGGGACCAGGTGGTCGACGTCGAACGAGGACGCGCTGGTCGTGGTCACCTGGTCGTAGTAGGAGAACCACTCCCCCGCGACCACCGTGCAGCCCGGTGCCAGGCGCGCCCCCGGGGCGCGGTTCTGGGTGATCAGCACCTCGTCGCGGGTGTCGCAGCCGTTGCGGTCGGCGTCGGACCAGTGCGCGAACAGGTCACGGTCATAGCCGGTACGGCGTTCGGGGGCGACCGGCAGCGCGGCGACCGCGGCGGCCAGCGAGGTCTTCACCCGCTCCCCCGGACGGCCCTCCAGCGCGGCCGGGGCGCGGTCGGGGCGTGCATCGGAACTGGGGCCGGAGCTGGGGCTGGGGCTGGGACGCGCGCTGGCAGAGCTCGTCGGCTCCCCGGTGCTGGGGGCGCTCGCGGTCTCGGGGCCCTCCGCCGCGGGCGTGCAGCCGGCGACGAGCAGCAGCGCGAGGCCGACGCCCGCGGCGCGGACGCGATGCGACATGGCAGTGGCGGAGGGGACGGAGGGCGCAGACACGGCTCGATCTTGACGTGTCGCACCGACACTCGCGCGGGCGGGCACCCCGATACGGTGAGGCATGCAGATCTCTGGACGAGTCTTCCTGGTCACCGGCGGCGGCAACGGAATCGGCCGGGAGGTCGTGCTCGCGCTCCTGGCCCGCGGAGCACGGGTCGCGGCCGTGGACCTCAGCGTCGAGGGGCTCGCGGAGACCGCGCGGCTGGCCGGCGCGTGCACCCGGCTGACGACCCACGGTCTCGACGTGGGCGATCGCGCCGCCGTCGAGCAGTCCGTGGCCGACGTGCTGGTCGCGCACGGCCAGCTCGACGGGGTTCTCAACGTCGCGGGCATCATCCAGCCGTTCGTGGCGGTCAAGGAGCTGGACCGCACGGCCTTCGAGAGGGTCATGGCGGTGAACTTCTGGGGCGTGGTCAACGTGACCACCGCGGCGCTCCCGGTGCTGCTCACCCGACCGGAGGCCTCAATCACCAACGTCTCCAGCATGGGCTCCTTCATCGCGGTCCCCGGCCAGACGGCGTACGGCGCGAGCAAGGCGGCGGTCAGCCAGTTCACCGCCGGGCTGTGCTCGGAGCTGCGGGGAACCGCCGTGGCGGTGACGCTGGTGCTGCCCGGCGGGGTGAGCACGGGGATCGCCGAGAACTCCGGGGCGCAGGTCGCGGTGCAGGACGCCGAGGACGCCCCGATGCAGCTGACCACCGCCGTCGACGCGGCCCGCCAGATCGTCGAGGCGACCGAACGCGGCAGCTATCGGGTCCTGATCGGCAAGGACGCCCGGTTCCTCGACGCGTTCACCCGGGCGATGCCGCGGCGGGCCAACCAGTTCATCGCCCGCAAGCTCGCGTCGCTGGTCGGCTGAGGGCTGGCCGGGCCGGCTCAGCCGGCCGCCCGGATCCGCTGGAAGTTGCGCCCGCCGCGCTCGAACGACGCCACGACCGCTGCGGGGACCCGAGGCTCGTCGACCGGCTCCTCCCACGCACACGGGCGCACGTGCACCAGGTCCGCGGCGTGGGCCTGCCGCGTGGCGTCGTAGCGCCAGGGACCGGTGACCACGCCGCGGCGATAGCGTCCATCGACGTCGCGCGTCCAGACCACCGCCCCGTCGGGCACGGCGGCGAACCGCTCGACGCGCCGGGCGGTGCGCTCGCCGTGCTCCACGACGGTGCGCGCCACGATCTCCGCCAGTCCCGCGTCGGGTCCCGGAGCCGGGTCGAGGCGACCGCCGATCCCGACGAGCCCGAGGGAGACGGCACGCGCCTGGGCCATTGCGTCGTCGACGTCGTCGCGTCGGCTGCGCAGCGGGGCGCGGTAGGTCTCGGGCATCACTCGATCCTAGGGGCCCGGGGCTGGGGCCCGCGGACCCCGGGGCACCGCCGTCAGGAGTGCGGTCGGTTTGAACATGTGCCCACCGGCTACCGCGAACGGCGTACCCCGATGAGAGGACCACGACATGGCAGAGCAGCAGTTCACCTCCGAGACCAAGGTCGCCTTCCTCGTGGCCCCCGAGGGCATCGAGCAGATTGAGCTCACCTCCCCCTGGGCAGCGGTGCGCGACGCCGGTGCCGAGCCGGTCCTGATCAGCACCGAGCCGGGGAAGGTGCAGGCGTTCGAGCACCTCGACGCGGCCGACACCTTCAGCGTCGACGCCGTGGTCGGCGACGTACGGGTCGAGGACTACGCCGCCCTGGTGCTCCCCGGTGGCGTGGCGAACCCCGACGCGCTGCGCATGGATGAGACCGCCGTGGCGTTCGTGCGCGACTTCGTCGCGTCGGGACGCCCGGTGGCGGCGATCTGCCACGCGATCTGGATGCTGGTGGAGGCCGACGTGCTTCGCGACCGGGAGGTCACCTCCTGGCCGAGCCTGCAGACCGACGTGCGCAACGCCGGCGGACGCTGGACCGACGCCGAGGTCGTCACCGACGCCAACCTCGTCACCAGCCGCAAGCCCGACGACCTGCCCGCCTTCAACCGCGAGCTGCTCAGCCGAATCAACGGCTGAGGCCCCGCACCCGGCGTCACGCCCCCGAGCCCTAGGCTCGGGGGCGTGACTGCCTTCCGCGTGGGATTCGTGACCGGTGCGACCCCTGACAAGTGGGCCCGGGCCTGGCGCGAGCGCAGCCGGATCCCCCTCGAGCTGGTCCCGGTCGAGGAGGACCAGCAGGAGGCCTGGCTGCGCGACGGCTCGCTGGACATGTGCCTGGTGCGCCTGCCCGTCGATCGCGAGGGCCTGCACTGCATCCCGCTCTACGAGGAGCGCCCGGTGGTGGTCGCCGGGCTCGAGCACGTCGTCGCGGCCGCCGACGAGGTCACGCTGGCCGACCTCGAGGACGAGCAGCTGGTGCTCCCCCACCGCTCCGGCTGGACGCCGAGCGCCGAGCAGCTGGACTGGCCCCCGATGAGCGTCCGCGACGCCGTCGAGGTGGTCGCCTCGGGCACGGGCATTGTGCTCGTGCCGATGTCGGTGGCGCGCCTGCACCACCGCAAGGACGTCGTCAGCCGTCCGGTCGCCGACCTGCCGCCGACGACGGTCGGCCTGGCCTGGCTGATCGACAACGAGGACCCGCGCGTGCAGACCTTCATCGGCATCGTGCGAGGCCGGACCGCGCGCAGCTCGCGCACCTGAGCGGCCACCTGCTCGGCGCCGTCCGCCCCGTCGATCGAGCGGGTGAGTCCCCTCACGATTCCGTGTGTCGCGCGGATGGCGGGGGTATGTAAGCCCCTCGTGAGCAGACAAGGCGAGACCTCCCGTACCTCGAGCGCCGCGGACCGCTTGCGCCGCGTCGCCGCCAGTCCGGTCGACGACGTGGTGCCCCACCCGGTCCTCGATGTGGCCCCCAGTGCGACCGACCGGGTCCGTCCCGGGCTGGACCGTGTCGTGTTCGGCGTCACCGCCGCGCTGGCGCTCGCGTTCCTGGTCTGGGGCTTCATCAGCACCGACTCGCTGGCGTCGGTCTCCGGGGCGTCGCTGGGCTGGACGATGGACAAGGCCGGCTGGCTGTTCGTCATCACCGCCAGCGGCTTCGTGGTCTTCGTCCTCTGGCTCGCGCTGAGCCGGTTCGGCGCGATCACCCTGGGCCGCGACGACGAGGAGCCGGAGTTCCGCACCACCTCGTGGGTCGCGATGATGTTCAGCGCGGGCATGGGCATCGGCCTGATGTTCTGGGGGGTCAGCGAGCCGATCGCGCACCTCACCACGCCGCCGCCGGGCACCGAGGGCGGCACCGAGGCCGAGGCGATGAAGACCGCCATGTCGACCACCCTGTTCCACTGGACCCTGCACCCGTGGGCGATCTACGCCGTGGTCGGTCTCGCGATCGCGTACGGCGTGTACCGCAAGGGCCGGGTGCAGCTGATCTCCGCGGCGTTCGAGCCGCTCCTGGGCCGCCACGCCCGCGGCCCCGTCGGCAAGGTCATCGACATGCTCGCGATCTTCGCGACGCTGTTCGGCTCGGCGGCCTCGCTCGGCCTCGGAGCGCTGCAGATCGGCAGCGGCCTGGAGATCGTGGCGGGCCTCGACGAGGTCGGGAACGGCCTGCTGGTGATGGTCATCGTGGTGCTGACGGTCGGCTTCGTGGCCTCCGCGGTCTCCGGCGTGGCCCGCGGCATCCAGTGGCTCTCCAACATCAACATGGTGCTGGCCCTCGTGCTGGCGCTCTTCGTGTTCCTGGTCGGCCCGACGATCTTCGTGCTCAACCTGCTGCCGACCGCGATCGGCGGGTACGTCGCGGACCTGCCGACGATGGCGGCGCGCACCGGTGCCGAGGGCGGGGACACCAGCGACTGGCTGCAGGGCTGGACGGTCTTCTACTGGGCCTGGTGGCTGTCGTGGACGCCGTTCGTCGGCATGTTCATCGCCCGCATCTCGCGCGGGCGCACGATCCGCCAGTTCGTCTCCGGCGTCCTGCTGGTGCCGAGCCTGGTCAGCCTCGTCTGGTTCTGCATCTTCGGCGGCGCCGCGATCGACCTGCAGTCCTCCGGCGCGGCCGACATCGCCGGCGCGGCCTCGACCGAGTCCCAGCTGTTCACGATGCTGGAGGCCTACCCCGCGGCGACGGCGACCAGCATCCTGGTCATGGTGCTCGTCGGCATCTTCTTCATCTCTGGCGCCGACGCCGCCTCGATCGTGATGGGCACGCTCTCGGAGCGCGGGACGACCACGCCGCGGCGCGGCACGGTGGTGTTCTGGGGTGTGGCCACCGGTGCGGTCGCCGCGGTGATGCTGCTCGTCGGCGGGTCCGAGGCCCTCAACGGCCTGCAGTCGATCACGATCGTCGCCGCGCTGCCGTTCGTGCTGGTGATGGTCGGGCTCGCGGTCGCGCTGGTGAAGGACCTGCGCGCCGACCCGGTGGTGCTGCGCCGGGCCTACGCCCGCGAGGCCGTCGAGCAGGCGGTGATCGCCGGTGTGACCGAGCACGGCGACGACTTCGTGCTGTCCATCGAGTCCACCGGCGACGGCCATGACGACAAGAACGACGGGGACGACCAGTTGGTGACCGTCACCACGACGTCGACAGGGGCCGGCCCTCGCTGAACCCCGCGGCCGACTGCACGCCCACGATCGCGTGGGCGTGCAGCTCGGCCAGGTTGCGGGCGCCGGCGTAGGTGCACGCCGAGCGCACCCCGGAGCAGATCTCGTCGATGAGGTCCTCGACGCCGGGACGGGCCGGGTCGAGGTACATCCGCGAGGAGGAGATGCCCTCCTCGTAGAGCGACTTGCGCGCCCGGTCGTAGGCCGACTCCCCCGCCGTACGACTCGCGACGGCACGGCTGGAGGCCATGCCGAAGGATGTCTTGTAGGCCCGGCCGTCGGCGTCCAGCATCAGGTCGCCGGGTGACTCGTGGGTCCCGGCGAACCAGGACCCGACCATCACGCTGGCCGCGCCCGCGGCGAGCGCCAGGGCGACGTCGCGGGGATGCCGCACGCCGCCGTCCGCCCAGACGTGGCGCCCGAGCTCGCGGGCCACCGCGGCACACTCGAGCACCGCGGAGAACTGCGGGCGACCGACCCCGGTCATCATCCGGGTGGTGCACATGGCGCCCGGGCCGACGCCGACCTTGACGATGTCGGCCCCGGCCTCGATGAGTCGCGCCGTCCCCGCGGCGGACACGACGTTGCCGGCCGCGACCGGCACCGGCGGCTCGAGGGAGCGTACGGCGGCGAGCGCGTCGAGCATCCGCTCCTGGTCCCCGTGCGCGGTGTCCACGACGAGGCAGTCCACGCCGGCGTCGAGGAGGCGGGCCGCCTTGTCCCCGACGTCACCGTTGACGCCGACCGCGGCCGCCACCCGCAGCCCGCCGTTCAGGTCGGTGGCCGGGGTGTAGAGCGTGGCGCGCAGCGCGCCGGTGCGGGTCAGCACGCCGACCAGGCGTCCCTCGTCGTCCACGGCGACCGCGAGCCCGGCCCGGGTGCCGTCGAGGGCCTCGAACGCCGTGCGCGGGTCGGTGTCCTCGGCGATGGTGACCGCCGGGGGGACCATCACCTCCCGCACCTGGGCGAACCGGTCCACGTCGACGCAGTCGTCCTCCGCGACGACCCCGACCGCCCGGCCCTCGCTCACCACGACCGCCGCGCGGTGGGCGCGCTTGGGGATCAGCGACAGCGCCTCGGCCACGGTCTGGTCGGGGCGCAGCACGATCGGGGTGTCGAAGACCAGGTGCCGGCGCTTGACCCAGGCCACCACCTCGGCCACGACCGGGATCGGGATGTCCTGGGGCAGCACGACCAGCCCGCCCCGGCGGGCCACGGTCTCGGCCATCCGGCGCCCGGCGAT includes the following:
- a CDS encoding TA system antitoxin ParD family protein, whose protein sequence is MVGTKAERVTRFDEALFETAAAEGSRQSRSARQQLEHWARLGAALSAQVEAPLNRVRLALEGTIAQRDLTLDEARQFDAAIAVRIDDAVAHADFASAPLPNFAEASPDPHRVLADLASREEVSERAREQLREALAALDQALEAEPQSAEAGR
- a CDS encoding AAA family ATPase, which gives rise to MTRLDLVVGPNGAGKSTFVDRILLPTFPHQAFVNADEIAKTYWPGDEVVKSRIAARLAEVLRAAFVAMGEPFIAETVFSHPSKINLIEEAVAAGYRVHLHVLMLPEDETVARVAKRVTQGGHQVPEEKVRSRYQRLWENVVRAALLCDTADFYDNTARSPVRVARLSAGIAYGAVAWPEWTPKDLTDSWR
- a CDS encoding GmrSD restriction endonuclease domain-containing protein, with the protein product MSHRVRAAGVGLALLLVAGCTPAAEGPETASAPSTGEPTSSASARPSPSPSSGPSSDARPDRAPAALEGRPGERVKTSLAAAVAALPVAPERRTGYDRDLFAHWSDADRNGCDTRDEVLITQNRAPGARLAPGCTVVAGEWFSYYDQVTTTSASSFDVDHLVPLAEAWDSGAHAWSAERREAFANDLGDRRALIAVSASSNRTKSDADPAQWMPAYKSCVYVSSWVAVKVRWGLSVDPLEHRTLTRYAASCGKRPLTVRLAKLRGSTVADARPSDSGRLTPTTPAAPASPAAPTAGNSGGGAGLDPRFDYCTSAIAAGHGPYVRGRDPEYAWYRDGDGDGTVCES
- a CDS encoding SDR family NAD(P)-dependent oxidoreductase gives rise to the protein MQISGRVFLVTGGGNGIGREVVLALLARGARVAAVDLSVEGLAETARLAGACTRLTTHGLDVGDRAAVEQSVADVLVAHGQLDGVLNVAGIIQPFVAVKELDRTAFERVMAVNFWGVVNVTTAALPVLLTRPEASITNVSSMGSFIAVPGQTAYGASKAAVSQFTAGLCSELRGTAVAVTLVLPGGVSTGIAENSGAQVAVQDAEDAPMQLTTAVDAARQIVEATERGSYRVLIGKDARFLDAFTRAMPRRANQFIARKLASLVG
- a CDS encoding GAF domain-containing protein; translated protein: MPETYRAPLRSRRDDVDDAMAQARAVSLGLVGIGGRLDPAPGPDAGLAEIVARTVVEHGERTARRVERFAAVPDGAVVWTRDVDGRYRRGVVTGPWRYDATRQAHAADLVHVRPCAWEEPVDEPRVPAAVVASFERGGRNFQRIRAAG
- a CDS encoding type 1 glutamine amidotransferase domain-containing protein yields the protein MAEQQFTSETKVAFLVAPEGIEQIELTSPWAAVRDAGAEPVLISTEPGKVQAFEHLDAADTFSVDAVVGDVRVEDYAALVLPGGVANPDALRMDETAVAFVRDFVASGRPVAAICHAIWMLVEADVLRDREVTSWPSLQTDVRNAGGRWTDAEVVTDANLVTSRKPDDLPAFNRELLSRING
- a CDS encoding LysR family substrate-binding domain-containing protein, whose translation is MTAFRVGFVTGATPDKWARAWRERSRIPLELVPVEEDQQEAWLRDGSLDMCLVRLPVDREGLHCIPLYEERPVVVAGLEHVVAAADEVTLADLEDEQLVLPHRSGWTPSAEQLDWPPMSVRDAVEVVASGTGIVLVPMSVARLHHRKDVVSRPVADLPPTTVGLAWLIDNEDPRVQTFIGIVRGRTARSSRT
- a CDS encoding BCCT family transporter, yielding MSRQGETSRTSSAADRLRRVAASPVDDVVPHPVLDVAPSATDRVRPGLDRVVFGVTAALALAFLVWGFISTDSLASVSGASLGWTMDKAGWLFVITASGFVVFVLWLALSRFGAITLGRDDEEPEFRTTSWVAMMFSAGMGIGLMFWGVSEPIAHLTTPPPGTEGGTEAEAMKTAMSTTLFHWTLHPWAIYAVVGLAIAYGVYRKGRVQLISAAFEPLLGRHARGPVGKVIDMLAIFATLFGSAASLGLGALQIGSGLEIVAGLDEVGNGLLVMVIVVLTVGFVASAVSGVARGIQWLSNINMVLALVLALFVFLVGPTIFVLNLLPTAIGGYVADLPTMAARTGAEGGDTSDWLQGWTVFYWAWWLSWTPFVGMFIARISRGRTIRQFVSGVLLVPSLVSLVWFCIFGGAAIDLQSSGAADIAGAASTESQLFTMLEAYPAATATSILVMVLVGIFFISGADAASIVMGTLSERGTTTPRRGTVVFWGVATGAVAAVMLLVGGSEALNGLQSITIVAALPFVLVMVGLAVALVKDLRADPVVLRRAYAREAVEQAVIAGVTEHGDDFVLSIESTGDGHDDKNDGDDQLVTVTTTSTGAGPR
- a CDS encoding GuaB1 family IMP dehydrogenase-related protein, with translation MRFLTDSVPQHDLTYNDVFMVPEHSTVTSRYDVDLSVADGTGATVPIVVANMTAIAGRRMAETVARRGGLVVLPQDIPIPVVAEVVAWVKRRHLVFDTPIVLRPDQTVAEALSLIPKRAHRAAVVVSEGRAVGVVAEDDCVDVDRFAQVREVMVPPAVTIAEDTDPRTAFEALDGTRAGLAVAVDDEGRLVGVLTRTGALRATLYTPATDLNGGLRVAAAVGVNGDVGDKAARLLDAGVDCLVVDTAHGDQERMLDALAAVRSLEPPVPVAAGNVVSAAGTARLIEAGADIVKVGVGPGAMCTTRMMTGVGRPQFSAVLECAAVARELGRHVWADGGVRHPRDVALALAAGAASVMVGSWFAGTHESPGDLMLDADGRAYKTSFGMASSRAVASRTAGESAYDRARKSLYEEGISSSRMYLDPARPGVEDLIDEICSGVRSACTYAGARNLAELHAHAIVGVQSAAGFSEGRPLSTSW